One window of the Solanum stenotomum isolate F172 chromosome 11, ASM1918654v1, whole genome shotgun sequence genome contains the following:
- the LOC125844915 gene encoding WUSCHEL-related homeobox 3-like, whose translation MPRPRWSPTPQQLMILQDLYRKGLRNPTSSQVQKITTHLSLYGKIQCKNVFYWFQNHKARDRQKLRKELMILHKIHKTTSDDDVPHQFHTTPNTNNTNIINLDYNFPPSTFHTLYPHSPSILVHQGEGKDTSSSSTQMMNNMGNVDFPKHCVIENGMIRTNVQGWILMMTDHMGPNSIPSCSNNKPLETLELFPIKATGIKE comes from the exons ATGCCTAGACCAAGATGGAGTCCAACACCACAACAACTTATGATTCTACAAGATTTGTATAGAAAAGGTTTGAGAAATCCAACATCTAGTCAAGTACAAAAGATAACAACTCATCTTTCTCTTTATGGAAAGATTCAATGCAAGAATGTATTTTACTGGTTTCAAAATCACAAAGCTAGGGACAGACAAAAACTCAGAAAAGAACTGATGATACTTCACAAAATCCACAAAACTACTAGTGATGATGATGTTCCTCATCAATTTCACACAACTCCCAACACCAACAATACCAATATTATTAATCTTGACTACAATTTCCCCCCTAGTACTTTTCATACACTTTACCCTCACTCACCTTCCATATTGGTTCATCAG GGTGAAGGAAAAGacacatcatcatcatcaactcAAATGATGAACAACATGGGGAATGTTGATTTTCCAAAGCATTGTGTCATAGAAAATGGCATGATAAGAACAAATGTTCAAGGTTGGATCTTGATGATGACAGATCATATGGGCCCTAATTCTATTCCATCTTGCAGCAATAACAAGCCTCTTGAAACCCTAGAACTTTTCCCTATCAAAGCCACTGGCATTAAGGAATAG